The DNA sequence CAGCATCTGTGTTTTCGTCGTCAAAGGGATTGAATGCATCAATGTCGTCCGCCATATTGAAAGCCACATCAACACTATCGGGATGCTATCGGCTTTAACCGTATGAACCGAAGTATTCCGAATAGTGCCCGAGAGTTTTTCGCTGAAGTTCCTTCCGCCATTTTGCTTGTAGACTCATttttgggttattatatactATTCCTCTTACTAGCTATCGATATGACGGAAGTACAACTGTTGTTGTTAGGTCCAGAAGAAGTTGGAAAAACACTGATGCTCAAAAGACTTCAAACGGTCACTGCACAACAGAATTTAACCCAGGCACAACGAAGTGAAAATCTTGGTGAAGCTCCTCCGACAATTCCAACAGTTGGTGTGAATTTAGTCACTTTGACTCACAACAAAAGGAAATACACTTTCAGGGAACTCGGTGGAGCTATGGGACCTATTTGGCAAAACTATTTCAAAGACTCATCCAGTCTTGTGTTCGTTTTGGACTCATCGAAGCCAACTCAGATATCTTCGTCCTGTATTCAATTCTTGGAGGTTCTTTCCTCGAAGGACACCCAAGATATGTCTGTCCTTTTGATTTTTAACAAGACTGATTCACCAGACTACATGAGTCGGTGTGAAATAAGTTCCTTAATAAGGCTGGCAGATATTCTAGCGTGTGCAAGACAAGATATTACAGTTTTAGAGTGCAGCTTTAGAGAAGGAACAGGATTACGTGAAATCTTGAAATGGCTGCATGATAAATCATCCCCGGCAAGTGTTTCAAAATAAGGTAGCAAGTGTGAAACAAAGCAAGTCTCATATGTTAGCAATACAGAATACACAATGATGCTTTTTGACACATGACTTTGAAGCTGcataactgcaaaacatcGTATTTTCTGCGCTGGGGCTCGGAGTGGTCGGAGATAGGATTGGACCTGACTAGATTGGTTTGGATT is a window from the Acropora palmata chromosome 14, jaAcrPala1.3, whole genome shotgun sequence genome containing:
- the LOC141866556 gene encoding ADP-ribosylation factor-like protein 16 — its product is MTEVQLLLLGPEEVGKTLMLKRLQTVTAQQNLTQAQRSENLGEAPPTIPTVGVNLVTLTHNKRKYTFRELGGAMGPIWQNYFKDSSSLVFVLDSSKPTQISSSCIQFLEVLSSKDTQDMSVLLIFNKTDSPDYMSRCEISSLIRLADILACARQDITVLECSFREGTGLREILKWLHDKSSPASVSK